In the Paroedura picta isolate Pp20150507F chromosome 15, Ppicta_v3.0, whole genome shotgun sequence genome, one interval contains:
- the TLCD1 gene encoding TLC domain-containing protein 1, translated as MGPWLRSAGLVAGSTLLFGALRWGLGRCPLPAHVRRDATRTWRWRNLLVSFVHSIVAGIWAVAGVWQKPEIFSDIIDTAPPSGRLLLCFSSGYFIHDSLDIILCRQSRASWEYLVHHAMAVSGLLSGILLNRFVGAGLISLFVEVSNIFLTIRMMMRLGNLPFPTLYQVNKYANLVVYFVFRLAPQAYLSWYFARFVEVRGQGAFLMFNLVLLDAMILMYFSRLLRSDFCPGTRQEGPDSEKKFLID; from the exons ATGGGCCCGTGGCTGCGCTCGGCCGGGCTGGTGGCGGGCTCCACGCTGCTCTTCGGCGCGCTGCGCTGGGGGCTCGGCCGCTGCCCGTTGCCGGCTCACGTGCGCCGCGACGCCACCCGCACCTGGCGCTGGAGGAACCTCCTCGTCTCCTTCGTCCACTCCATCGTGGCCGGCATCTGGGCCGTGGCCGG ggTTTGGCAGAAGCCGGAGATCTTCTCGGATATCATTGACACGGCCCCGCCTTCCGGACGCCTGCTCCTCTGCTTTTCTTCAG GTTATTTCATCCATGATTCCCTCGACATCATCCTTTGCCGGCAGTCCCGGGCCTCTTGGGAGTATTTGGTTCACCACGCAATG gCCGTCTCGGGTTTGCTCTCAGGGATTTTACTGAACCGCTTTGTCGGGGCGGGGCTGATCTCGCTCTTTGTGGAGGTGAGCAACATCTTCCTGACCATCCGGATGATGATGCGGCTGGGCAACCTGCCGTTCCCCACCCTCTACCAGGTCAACAAGTACGCCAACTTGGTCGTGTACTTTGTCTTCCGCCTGGCGCCCCAGGCCTACCTGAGCTGGTACTTTGCGCGGTTCGTGGAGGTGCGTGGGCAGGGAGCTTTCCTCATGTTCAACTTAGTGCTCCTCGACGCCATGATCTTGATGTACTTCTCACGCCTGCTGCGCTCCGACTTCTGCCCGGGAACGCGGCAGGAGGGCCCGGATAGCGAGAAGAAGTTCCTCATAGACTGA